A window of the Bufo gargarizans isolate SCDJY-AF-19 chromosome 1, ASM1485885v1, whole genome shotgun sequence genome harbors these coding sequences:
- the LOC122934093 gene encoding probable N-acetyltransferase camello isoform X1, which translates to MSSGIGSGSGDAEDERLLKTMANILIRTYENRDYDVVLEIFARGIMDYLPSTSMYLLGLHQVHVIILVSFIIFYLVFSSFLVSLLGVVALLAGARLLLEFVFHKIIKKAHKLDLQNIEESYMSGQNSCFWVAEVNGRVVGMVGVKPVQGSPHEVELRRLSVAKEHRHKGIARRLCMHVIDYAHQRGYEHVTLNTSTIQHAAHKLYLKLGFRKTKSKPVSDPFGRLVDVTVTYYTYDIKA; encoded by the coding sequence ACGATGGCGAACATCTTGATAAGAACTTACGAGAACAGAGACTATGACGTCGTACTTGAGATATTTGCCCGGGGGATAATGGACTACCTCCCCAGTACCAGCATGTATCTGCTGGGGCTTCATCAGGTTCATGTGATTATCCTTGTGTCGTTCATCATCTTCTACTTGGTCTTCAGCTCTTTCCTTGTGTCTTTGTTGGGTGTGGTGGCCCTTTTGGCTGGAGCTCGACTTCTTCTTGAATTTGTCTTTCATAAGATTATAAAGAAGGCCCACAAGTTGGACTTACAGAACATAGAAGAGTCCTACATGTCTGGGCAGAATTCCTGCTTTTGGGTGGCAGAAGTCAATGGTCGGGTTGTTGGTATGGTTGGTGTCAAACCTGTCCAAGGATCTCCTCATGAAGTGGAACTGAGACGACTGTCTGTGGCCAAGGAGCACCGGCACAAGGGGATTGCTAGAAGGCTTTGCATGCACGTCATTGACTATGCCCATCAACGTGGATATGAACACGTGACTTTAAATACCTCGACCATACAACATGCGGCTCATAAGCTCTACCTGAAATTGGGATTTAGGAAAACAAAATCCAAGCCGGTGTCAGACCCATTCGGAAGACTGGTAGATGTGACTGTCACCTATTACACGTATGATATAAAGGCATAA
- the LOC122934093 gene encoding probable N-acetyltransferase camello isoform X2: MANILIRTYENRDYDVVLEIFARGIMDYLPSTSMYLLGLHQVHVIILVSFIIFYLVFSSFLVSLLGVVALLAGARLLLEFVFHKIIKKAHKLDLQNIEESYMSGQNSCFWVAEVNGRVVGMVGVKPVQGSPHEVELRRLSVAKEHRHKGIARRLCMHVIDYAHQRGYEHVTLNTSTIQHAAHKLYLKLGFRKTKSKPVSDPFGRLVDVTVTYYTYDIKA; encoded by the coding sequence ATGGCGAACATCTTGATAAGAACTTACGAGAACAGAGACTATGACGTCGTACTTGAGATATTTGCCCGGGGGATAATGGACTACCTCCCCAGTACCAGCATGTATCTGCTGGGGCTTCATCAGGTTCATGTGATTATCCTTGTGTCGTTCATCATCTTCTACTTGGTCTTCAGCTCTTTCCTTGTGTCTTTGTTGGGTGTGGTGGCCCTTTTGGCTGGAGCTCGACTTCTTCTTGAATTTGTCTTTCATAAGATTATAAAGAAGGCCCACAAGTTGGACTTACAGAACATAGAAGAGTCCTACATGTCTGGGCAGAATTCCTGCTTTTGGGTGGCAGAAGTCAATGGTCGGGTTGTTGGTATGGTTGGTGTCAAACCTGTCCAAGGATCTCCTCATGAAGTGGAACTGAGACGACTGTCTGTGGCCAAGGAGCACCGGCACAAGGGGATTGCTAGAAGGCTTTGCATGCACGTCATTGACTATGCCCATCAACGTGGATATGAACACGTGACTTTAAATACCTCGACCATACAACATGCGGCTCATAAGCTCTACCTGAAATTGGGATTTAGGAAAACAAAATCCAAGCCGGTGTCAGACCCATTCGGAAGACTGGTAGATGTGACTGTCACCTATTACACGTATGATATAAAGGCATAA